One stretch of Prunus persica cultivar Lovell chromosome G1, Prunus_persica_NCBIv2, whole genome shotgun sequence DNA includes these proteins:
- the LOC18790535 gene encoding stem-specific protein TSJT1, translating to MLAVFDKSVAKSPEALQSPQSGSVSALKDGFLAQHFASVHPSSVTVNFGSSGLIVYSLDKQNPLLPRLFAVVDDIFCLFQGHIENVALLKQQYGLNKTANEVIIIIEAYRTLRDRGPYPADQVVRDIQGKFAFILYDSASKATFVAADPDGNVPFFWGTDSEGHLVLADDAEVVKKGCGNSFAPFPKGCFFTSSGGLRSYEHPHNELKAVPRVDSSGQVCGANFKVDAEAKKESSGIPRVGSAANWSTTY from the exons ATGCTAGCAGTTTTCGACAAATCGGTGGCTAAGAGCCCCGAGGCTCTGCAGAGCCCTCAATCTGGATCAGTCTCGGCTCTGAAAGATGGCTTTCTCGCGCAGCACTTTGCCTCTGTGCACCCTTCTTCTGTCACTGTCAATTTTGGCTCTTCTGGTCTCATCGTCTATTCTCTTGACAAACAGAACCCTCTTCTTCCCAG GCTGTTTGCGGTTGTGGACGACATTTTTTGCCTGTTCCAAGGCCACATTGAGAATGTTGCTCTTCTCAAGCAACAATATGGATTGAACAAGACAGCCAATGAAGTGATCATCATTATTGAAGCATACAGAACTCTGAGAGATCGAGGTCCTTATCCTGCTGATCAGGTTGTGAGAGACATCCAAGGGAAGTTTGCATTTATTCTCTATGACAGTGCTTCCAAAGCCACTTTTGTAGCTGCT GATCCTGATGGGAATGTTCCGTTCTTCTGGGGAACTGATTCTGAAGGCCATCTTGTTCTTGCAGACGATGCAGAAGTTGTGAAGAAGGGCTGCGGGAATTCTTTTGCACCATTTCCCAAAG GATGTTTCTTCACTTCCTCTGGAGGCTTGAGGAGTTACGAGCATCCCCACAATGAGTTGAAGGCGGTGCCAAGGGTGGATAGTTCAGGCCAAGTGTGTGGTGCCAATTTCAAGGTTGATGCTGAGGCTAAGAAGGAATCGAGTGGCATCCCAAGAGTCGGTAGTGCTGCCAACTGGTCAACAACTTACTGA
- the LOC18792378 gene encoding meiotic recombination protein DMC1 homolog, which produces MIATLKAEEQSQLQLVEREDIDDEEDLFEAIDKLIAQGINAGDIKKLQDAGIYTCNGLMMHTKKNLTGIKGLSEAKVEKICEAAEKIVNYGYITGSDALTRRKSVIRITTGSQALDELLGGGIETMSITEAFGEFRSGKTQLAHTLCVCTQLPTNMKGGNGKVAYIDTEGTFRPDRIVPIAERFGLDPGAVLDNIIYARAYTYEHQHNLLLGLAAKMSEEPFRLLIVDSVIALFRVDFTGRGELADRQQKLAQMLSRLTKIAEEFNVAVYMTNQVIADPGGGVFISDPKKPAGGHVLAHAATIRLMFRKGKGEQRVCKVYDAPNLPEAEAVFQITAGGIADAKD; this is translated from the exons ATGATCGCTACTCTCAA AGCCGAAGAACAGAGCCAGCTACAGCTCGTCGAACGCGAAGACATCGACGATGAAGAGGATCTCTTCGAAGCCATCGACAAGT TGATTGCTCAGGGAATCAATGCCGGAGATATTAAGAAGCTTCAAGACGCTGGGATCTACACCTGCAATGGCTTGATGATGCATACAAAGAAG AACTTGACTGGAATCAAAGGTTTATCTGAGGCTAAAGTTGAGAAGATATGCGAAGCTGCTGAAAAGATAGTG aATTATGGATATATTACTGGAAGTGATGCTCTGACCAGA AGAAAGTCAGTTATCCGCATTACAACTGGAAGCCAAGCCCTGGATGAACTGTTAGGCG GTGGGATTGAAACTATGTCAATCACGGAAGCCTTTGGGGAATTTCG GTCTGGGAAAACACAGCTTGCACATACTCTCTGCGTTTGTACACAg CTTCCCACTAACATGAAGGGAGGGAAtggaaaagttgcttacattgATACTGAAGGAACCTT CCGACCCGATCGAATTGTGCCCATAGCTGAAAGATTTGGGTTGGACCCAGGAGCTGTCCTTGACAAT ATCATTTATGCTCGTGCCTATACATATGAGCATCAGCATAACCTGCTTCTTGGTCTAGCTGCAAAAATGTCTGAAGAGCCATTCAGACTTCTG attGTGGATTCAGTGATTGCTCTCTTTCGAGTGGACTTTACTGGAAGAGGAGAACTTGCTGACCGCCAG CAAAAACTAGCTCAGATGCTTTCCCGATTAACAAAGATAGCTGAGGAATTCAATGTTGCTGTCTACATGACCAACCAAG TCATAGCTGACCCCGGTGGTGGAGTGTTCATATCGGACCCAAAGAAACCGGCGGGAGGGCATGTCCTTGCCCATGCAGCAACAATCAGGCTCATGTTCAGGAAAGGCAAAGGTGAACAGCGCGTCTGCAAGGTGTACGATGCCCCAAACCTGCCGGAGGCTGAAGCA GTTTTTCAGATAACTGCAGGAGGCATTGCAGATGCAAAGGACTGA
- the LOC18788907 gene encoding uncharacterized protein LOC18788907 has translation MQVPDSDEAAPEALENLKERGEPEASNSTVEDGDDAATAEDESAVLDISGKSLDFSIRENFDDAAALYLYKNVFNLLPKSIGALKRLRTLKFFGNEINLIPPLGSSEFGSLVGLERLQVRMPSPEFGGLPFNKLEGLKELELSKVPPRPSALQILSEIAGLKCLTKLSVCHFFIRYLPPEIGCLYNLEYLDLSFNKMKSLPAEISNLNALISLKVANNKLVELPSTLSSLQRLEILDLSNNRLTSLGFLELDLMHNLQNLNLQYNKLLMHFQIPSWICCNLEGNGKDTLDDDCSSSSVEMDVYETPIQKNDESLSRRGSRHSSTSLIIGHGHPSNSRCCAARKSGRWRKQGYHLQQRARQERLNNSRKWRGMDPSNLLHLKEDGECKPGNTDRLASESYPEGASDIINPDNDDGDKDSLSREVQSENVHEDVVCCKVSLKKELDVGNCSSVSIDSNTVDKSDEKDFCEFDASSIPGQEVSAKQDEGTSSEISKSTTHHKRPFDGHHDNPRQLKYPRSRAADSSNLSRKYSELSFCSTEDDLSEGFYDAGRDRPFMPLEVYEQNFHLDSREVLLVDKEWDAELDSILRSAQESVYRLYSDGNQADELQIASFLALFVSDHFGGTDRGALVEWARKANPLSDYRKPFVCTCPTGNMDSISLSTKPVAKTVEDIGFSDLCEKSLRSLKARRKSIIIPIGTLQFGVCRHRALLFKYLCDRLKPRVRCELVRGYLDFMPHAWNIILIKRGSSEIRMVVDACRPLDIREETNPEYYCRYIPLCRTKVSPPIGPTSYPSVSSCGETPKKSVTSLIRLKYGSNEAAGKMRTLEVCGALTDEIRNFDYSCLGEIRILGALKHPCIVEMYGHQISSKWAPSIDGSHEHRILQSIIWMEDIKDGSLQSFIQKLSKAGEKHVPAELALCIAKDVACALVELHSKHIIHRDIKSENILVDLDKKRADGTSVVKLCDFDRAVPLRSYLHTCCIAHIGTHQADVCVGTPRWMAPEVLRAMHKRNIYGLEVDIWSFGCLLLEMLTLQIPYAGVSEMEINELLTMGKRPKLTEELEAFRSLDEPIMTQAGAELDGTEADLDTLRFLVDLFYQCTEENPQNRPTADNLYELLLKHSSSPPKSRT, from the exons ATGCAAGTCCCAGATTCTGACGAAGCTGCCCCCGAAGCCCTCGAAAACCTCAAGGAGCGTGGAGAACCAGAAGCCTCCAATTCGACTGTGGAAGATGGAGATGATGCTGCCACTGCTGAGGACGAGTCGGCCGTTCTCGACATCTCTGGGAAAAGCTTGGACTTTTCGATCAGGGAGAATTTTGACGACGCTGCGGCTTTGTATTTGTACAAAAACGTGTTTAATTTATTGCCCAAGTCTATTGGGGCGCTCAAGCGGTTGAGGACATTGAAGTTTTTTGGGAATGAGATTAATTTGATCCCACCGTTGGGTTCGTCGGAGTTCGGGAGCTTGGTGGGCTTGGAACGCTTGCAAGTGAGGATGCCGTCGCCGGAGTTTGGTGGGTTGCCATTTAATAAATTGGAAGGCTTGAAAGAGCTTGAGCTTTCCAAAGTGCCACCGAGGCCTTCCGCGTTGCAGATATTGAGTGAGATTGCTGGGCTCAAGTGTCTCACCAAGCTCTCTGTTTGCCACTTCTTTATCAG ATACCTCCCTCCAGAAATTGGCTGCTTATACAATTTGGAATATCTAGATCTTTCATTCAACAAGATGAAGAGTTTGCCAGCagaaattagtaatttaaatGCCTTGATATCATTAAAAGTTGCTAACAATAAATTGGTGGAGTTACCTTCGACTTTGTCCTCTCTGCAAAGGTTGGAGATCTTGGACCTGTCAAATAATAGGTTGACATCGCTAGGGTTTCTTGAGCTTGACTTGATGCACAACCTCCAGAATTTAAATCTTCAG TACAACAAGCTTCTCATGCATTTTCAAATACCTTCATGGATATGCTGCAATTTGGAAGGGAATGGAAAGGACACACTCGATGATGATTGTAGCAGTTCCTCTGTTGAAATGGATGTATATGAAACCCCCATTCAGAAGAATGATGAAAGTCTTTCTCGTAGAG GCTCTCGTCATAGTTCAACAAGCCTAATTATTGGGCATGGGCATCCGTCAAATAGTCGGTGTTGTGCAGCTCGGAAGTCAGGTAGGTGGCGGAAGCAAGGGTATCATTTGCAGCAGAGAGCTCGTCAAGAGCGCCTGAACAACAGCAGGAAGTGGAGAGGTATGGATCCTTCCAATTTGTTACACTTGAAGGAAGATGGAGAATGTAAACCAGGCAACACAGATCGTCTTGCTTCTGAATCTTATCCTGAAGGGGCATCAGATATTATCAATCCGGATAATGATGATGGTGATAAAGATTCACTCTCTAGGGAAGTTCAAAGTGAAAATGTCCATGAAGATGTTGTATGCTGTAAAGTGAGTTTGAAGAAGGAGCTTGATGTAGGAAATTGCTCATCTGTCAGCATTGACTCTAACACAGTAGATAAAAGTGATGAAAAGGATTTCTGCGAGTTTGATGCATCGTCGATCCCCGGTCAAGAGGTTTCTGCTAAGCAAGATGAAGGTACATCGTCAGAAATATCAAAAAGCACAACTCACCACAAGAGGCCCTTTGATGGGCATCATGATAATCCGAGACAGCTCAAGTATCCAAGATCTAGGGCTGCTGATAGTTCAAATTTATCTCGCAAGTATAGTGAACTTTCATTTTGCAGTACTGAGGACGATCTTTCAGAAGGCTTTTATGATGCAGGACGTGACAGGCCGTTTATGCCACTAGAGGTTTATGAGCAAAATTTCCATCTTGACTCACGCGAagttcttcttgtggacaagGAATGGGATGCAGAGTTGGATTCAATTTTACGTTCTGCCCAAGAATCGGTGTATCGTTTATATTCAGATGGAAATCAAGCTGATGAGCTACAGATTGCATCGTTTCTTGCTCTTTTTGTATCAGATCACTTTGGGGGAACTGATAGGGGTGCTCTTGTTGAATGGGCACGTAAAGCTAATCCTCTTTCAGACTACAGGAAGCCCTTTGTATGCACTTGCCCAACAGGAAACATGGACTCTATTAGTTTGTCTACTAAACCAGTTGCGAAGACTGTTGAAGATATTGGGTTTTCTGATCTCTGTGAGAAATCTCTCCGTTCTCTTAAAGCACGACGAAAGTCCATCATAATTCCCATTGGAACCTTGCAGTTTGGTGTGTGTAGGCATAGAGCATTGCTATTCAAG TATCTATGTGATCGATTGAAGCCTCGAGTACGTTGTGAGCTTGTTAGGGGTTACTTGGATTTCATGCCACATGCGTGGaatattatattaatcaaAAGAGGGTCCTCAGAGATTCGGATGGTAGTTGATGCATGTCGTCCGCTTGATATAAGAGAGGAGACAAATCCTGAATATTATTGCAG GTATATTCCTCTCTGTAGGACCAAAGTTTCTCCTCCAATCGGTCCTACTTCCTACCCTTCTGTGTCCTCTTGTGGTGAAACTCCAAAAAAATCTGTTACTTCGCTCATCCGGCTCAAATATGGATCAAATGAGGCAGCAGGAAAG ATGCGTACTTTAGAGGTATGTGGGGCTTTAACGGATGAAATTAGGAACTTTGACTACAGTTGCTTAGGAGAAATAAGAATTTTAGGTGCTCTGAAACACCCATGCATAGTAGAAATGTATGGGCATCAGATATCATCCAAGTGGGCTCCTTCTATAGATGGTAGTCATGAGCATCGGATATTGCAATCAATAATTTGGATGGAGGACATAAAGGACGGTTCCTTACAG AGTTTTATACAAAAGCTTTCAAAAGCTGGTGAGAAGCATGTCCCGGCAGAGTTAGCTTTGTGCATAGCTAAAGATGTCGCATGTGCACTAGTGGAGTTGCATTCAAAGCACATAATTCATCGTGAcataaaaagtgaaaatattttggttGATTTGGATAAGAAGAGAGCTGATGGAACATCTGTTGTGAAGCTTTGTGATTTTGATAGAGCAGTTCCTCTTCGGTCTTACTTGCATACATGCTGTATCGCCCATATAGGAACACATCAAGCGGATGTTTGTGTTGGAACACCTCGATGGATGGCCCCAGAGGTTTTGCGAGCAATGCATAAACGAAATATTTATGGACTG GAAGTTGATATCTGGTCCTTTGGGTGCCTGCTGTTGGAAATGTTGACTTTGCAAATTCCGTATGCGGGAGTATCTGAAATGGAGATTAATGAACTTCTGACA ATGGGAAAACGGCCAAAGTTGACGGAGGAGTTGGAGGCATTTCGGTCATTGGACGAGCCAATAATGACTCAAGCTGGTGCGGAGCTTGACGGAACAGAGGCCGACTTAGATACACTGAGGTTTCTTGTTGACTTGTTCTACCAATGTACTGAGGAGAATCCGCAGAATCGTCCGACAGCTGACAACCTTTACGAATTGTTACTCAAACACAGCAGCTCTCCTCCAAAATCAAGAACTTAG
- the LOC18793666 gene encoding protein argonaute 10, with product MPIRKMKESSEQHLVIKTHLQNPVNPVQKQPKTAQNGKGPPPQEPHNPKTHNQISPPTKNRGRRRGRGGRKSDQGDVCMRPSSRHCTVAHIPASPSFASPPVASTPNGYVENGGNSCSMEMGFPTSSKSLSFARRPGFGQVGIKCIVKANHFFAELPEKDLNHYDVCITPEVASRSVNRAIMAELVRLYRESDLGMRLPAYDGRKSLYTAGELPFAWKEFNIKLVDEPDGINGRKRERDYKVVIKFVARANMHHLGQFLAGKCADAPQEALQILDIVLRELSNKRYCPIGRSFFSPDIRTPQRLGEGLESWCGFYQSIRPTQMGLSLNIDMASAAFIEPLPVIEFVAQLLGKDVLSRTLSDSDRVKIKKALRGVKVEVTHRGSVRRKYRVSGLTSQPTRELVFPVDENLTMKSVIEYFQEMYGFTIQQGHLPCLQVGNQKKANYLPMEACKIVEGQRYTKRLNEKQITALLKVTCQRPRDRENDILQTVQHNAYDQDPYAKEFGIKISEKLASVEARILPAPWLKYHETGKEKNCLPQVGQWNMMNKKMINGMTVSRWACINFSRSVQESVARGFCNELAQMCQVSGMEFNPEPVIPIYNARPEQVEKALKHVYHASMNKTKGKDLELLLAILPDNNGSLYGDIKRICETDLGLISQCCLTKHVFKISKQYLANVSLKINVKMGGRNTVLLDAISCRIPLVSDIPTIIFGADVTHPENGEDSSPSIAAVVASQDWPEVTKYAGLVCAQAHRQELIQDLYKTWQDPVRGTVSGGMIRDLLVSFRKATGQKPLRIIFYRDGVSEGQFYQVLLYELDAIRKACASLEPNYQPPVTFIVVQKRHHTRLFANNHRDRSSIDKSGNILPGTVVDTKICHPTEFDFYLCSHAGIQGTSRPAHYHVLWDENNFTADGIQSLTNNLCYTYARCTRSVSVVPPAYYAHLAAFRARFYMEPDMQENGSTGHTAKGTRAAGETGVRPLPALKENVKRVMFYC from the exons ATGCctataagaaaaatgaaagagagcTCAGAGCAACACCTTGTGATCAAAACCCATTTACAGAACCCAGTGAACCCAGTTCAGAAGCAACCTAAGACTGCCCAAAATGGCAAAGGTCCACCGCCTCAAGAACCTcacaaccccaaaacccataaccaaatttcacctccaacaaaaaacagaggaagaagaaggggtaGAGGTGGTCGGAAATCTGATCAAGGGGATGTTTGTATGCGACCGAGTTCACGGCACTGCACTGTGGCTCATATTCCTGCCTCACCAAGCTTTGCTAGTCCTCCTGTAGCTAGTACTCCAAATGGGTATGTGGAAAATGGTGGCAACTCGTGTTCGATGGAGATGGGCTTTCCTACTTCGAGCAAGTCTTTGAGTTTTGCTCGTAGGCCTGGTTTTGGACAAGTTGGGATAAAGTGTATTGTAAAGGCCAACCATTTCTTTGCAGAATTACCAGAGAAGGACTTGAACCATTATGAT GTTTGTATAACTCCCGAAGTTGCATCAAGAAGTGTGAACAGAGCCATCATGGCTGAACTGGTGAGATTGTACAGAGAATCTGACTTAGGAATGAGACTGCCTGCTTATGATGGTAGAAAGAGTCTGTACACTGCTGGTGAGCTGCCCTTTGCTTGGAAGGAGTTCAACATTAAGCTTGTTGATGAACCGGACGGAATCAATGGCCGAAA aagagaaagagactaTAAAGTGGTGATTAAATTTGTTGCACGAGCAAACATGCATCATCTGGGACAGTTTCTGGCTGGTAAGTGTGCTGATGCTCCCCAGGAAGCGCTCCAAATTCTTGACATTGTATTAAGAGAGCTCTCAAATAAAAG GTACTGCCCCATTGGGAGATCCTTCTTTTCACCTGATATCAGAACACCACAACGGCTTGGTGAGGGGTTGGAGTCGTGGTGCGGATTTTATCAAAGTATAAGGCCTACTCAAATGGGTCTTTCCCTCAATATTG ATATGGCTTCAGCTGCATTTATTGAGCCTCTCCCTGTAATAGAGTTTGTTGCCCAGCTTCTAGGCAAAGATGTATTATCTAGGACATTGTCTGATTCTGACCGTGTAAAG ATTAAAAAGGCTCTTAGAGGAGTGAAAGTTGAAGTTACGCACAGAGGAAGTGTTCGAAGAAAGTATCGAGTGTCAGGATTGACATCTCAACCTACAAGAGAACTTGT GTTTCCTGTTGATGAGAACTTGACCATGAAGTCAGTAATTGAATACTTCCAGGAGATGTATGGATTCACCATTCAACAAGGGCACCTTCCTTGCCTTCAAGTTGGAAATCAGAAGAAGGCAAATTACTTACCCATGGAG GCCTGCAAAATTGTTGAGGGGCAACGATATACAAAAAGGTTGAATGAGAAGCAAATTACCGCTCTGTTAAAAGTTACATGTCAAAGACCTAGGGATCGTGAAAATGACATCCTGCAG ACCGTTCAACACAATGCGTATGACCAAGACCCTTATGCGAAGGAGTTTGGAATCAAAATCAGTGAAAAACTAGCTTCAGTTGAGGCTCGAATTCTTCCTGCCCCTTGG CTGAAATATCATGAAactgggaaagaaaagaattgttTGCCTCAAGTTGGTCAGTGGAATATGATGAACAAG AAAATGATTAATGGAATGACTGTCAGTCGGTGGGcttgtattaatttttcacGGAGTGTGCAAGAGAGTGTTGCACGTGGGTTTTGTAATGAACTTGCTCAAATGTGTCAAGTATCTGGAatg gaATTTAATCCAGAACCTGTAATTCCAATCTACAATGCCAGGCCTGAGCAAGTAGAGAAAGCTTTGAAGCATGTTTATCATGCATCCATGAACAAAACTAAAGGAAAAGATTTAGAGCTCCTACTAGCCATTTTGCCTGACAACAACGGGTCCCTGTACG GTGATATCAAGCGAATATGCGAAACAGATCTTGGTTTAATATCACAATGCTGTCTCACAAAGCATGTTTTCAAGATCAGCAAACAGTACTTGGCTAATGTGTCCCTGAAGATAAATGTGAag ATGGGCGGCAGAAATACTGTTCTTTTGGATGCTATAAGCTGCAGGATACCTTTAGTCAGTGATATACCAACCATAATCTTTGGAGCAGATGTGACTCACCCTGAGAATGGAGAAGATTCCAGCCCCTCAATTGCTGCT GTAGTAGCTTCCCAGGACTGGCCTGAAGTGACCAAATATGCTGGATTAGTTTGCGCTCAGGCTCACAGACAAGAACTCATACAAGATTTGTATAAAACATGGCAGGACCCTGTTCGTGGCACAGTCAGTGGTGGCATGATCAG GGATCTTCTGGTTTCGTTTAGGAAAGCAACAGGGCAGAAGCCATTAAGGATTATATTTTACAG GGACGGTGTAAGTGAAGGGCAATTTTATCAAGTCTTACTTTATGAGCTAGATGCAATCCGGAAG GCGTGTGCTTCGCTGGAACCGAACTATCAACCGCCAGTGACTTTCATTGTGGTGCAAAAACGGCACCACACACGATTATTTGCCAATAACCATAGGGACAGAAGCAGCATAGACAAGAGTGGGAACATATTGCCTG gCACCGTGGTTGACACTAAGATTTGTCATCCGACAGAGTTTGATTTTTATCTCTGCAGTCATGCTGGTATTCAG GGGACGAGTCGTCCGGCTCACTACCATGTTCTTTGGGATGAGAATAATTTTACTGCTGATGGAATCCAGTCATTGACAAACAACCTTTGTTACACATATGCAAGGTGCACGCGCTCTGTCTCTGTTG TACCTCCGGCATATTATGCACATTTGGCTGCTTTCCGTGCTCGATTCTATATGGAGCCAGATATGCAGGAGAATGGCTCTACTGGTCATACTGCCAAGGGTACACGGGCTGCAGGAGAGACTGGGGTCCGGCCATTGCCAGCCTTGAAGGAGAACGTAAAGAGAGTAATGTTTTACTGTTAG